The region TTTTGTATTATGAGCAATACATACATATCCCAAAATTCCAAACTTGTGAAATTTcaactttttctcattttctaaaacaacaTAAAGGAGTAAACTTGATACTAACCTTAGGTAGAGGAGGAACATCCGTAGCCTTAAACCCATGATCCATATCATTCGGAACAATCACTCCATCAAACCCAGAAATCAAAGGACATTCCCAAGTCAAAAAATCAAGAAACCCATCATCTTCACTCCAACAGGAAGCTTTATCGTTACCCAAATCCTCGATCCCAAGAAAACTCAGCAACTCACTCACCGAAGGGCACCCGGTGAAGACTTCTACAGGCCTCCTATTATGCAACGAACACCTGTGGCGTTCCCAATCACAATTCGAGCAAAACACAGACTGCTCCGTTTCGCAAAAGAGGGAAGCAGGTGATTCGTCACAGGCGTCACACAACTGTGACCGAGAGTGCTTAGTAAACAGTTGGTTAGCTGAGTGAACTTCCCTATCGCATGAAAAACAGAGCTTGGCGGAATCAGCTCTGCAATATAACAGAGCTGTGGACTGGTTACAGTAATCACAGAGTCTCCTCTGTATCTGGGTATGACTCTCATCACTCATGTTGTAGAATTGACGTGTTGGGGATGGGAAAATTTTATGGAGTAAAAGGAATGGAGCTTAAAGTAGGGTGAAACTAAGAAATGAGAGACAGTGATTGAAGCAGGATAAGCTTATCGTTTTATAATGCTTGCTTCCTGATTAATTAAATCGAAATTGCTTCAAAATTGACTACTACAATGCGCAGGTGATTAAAACGTGGTCCAacaatttttaagtaatttttaaaatttaattcatttttggtgacaaaataaattattataaattgttgaATCAATTGATTCGTCTTTGCTGATTCAAAAATTGTTTTTGAAGGGTAAATTTCATtagattttattttggttttcaatACCACTTTTTATTCATAAATTAGCAATGCGATGAAATTCAATTTGATTAAATTACCTTTGAGATTTTGAACACCAAttgtatttaaaatgtttttattcgTTTTACCatcacattttttttgtttaatacaATAATGAAAGTAGGAGTGTTTCGCTCAAAACAAATATGCTATGAGATATtttgtattatataaattttatagtgATTATTTATTTGTCTCATATTTAACttatcttttcatatttcattataatTTGACAAATTGCTGGAAGGTTTGATAGACtatgaaatattaattaaagctattttttaaagtttagaagtattattataattaataaatacaataaaactCAGtctttacaatatatatataattaggttGCTAATTGAAATCtcggaaataaaaataaaaagaaatcacatatcacattaaTTAAAACTATTTACGGCTCATGTGACTCATGCTCAATACTCGGGTCTAGATACAACATCAAAATTAATAGAGAGCAACATTTCTGCATATACACGACACCGCTCGTGCTTCATTTTACTTTTAcatattcaaatatttaataaCTATTCCTTCGTATAATATCTTAACATTTAAGTGGATTTTGTTGTAATTCTTTTTAAAGAATAGATATTTTTGCTATGACAAGTTGAGAATTAGGAAGTGCATGCTCCCAGATTAAAGAATAACACACCCGCACGAATTCAGCTTTTGCACATCCTCCTTGCTCTTTTCTGCAATGCACCCAAAACGAAAGGAAAAAAGTAACAAGTTTTGATCATTTGGCCATCCTTCGATAAACAGATCAGATCATAAGCCAACGAAAATGCACATAAAAAGAATCGTGAGCTAACCAAAAGCATGAAAAATGTTATTATTGGAAAATAGGGTTTAGGGGTTTGTAAGCTCTatcatttgtttttcttcttttatacaACTTTTCCCCTTTTGAAGGCACAAGAAGAAGTTAGTATAACTGATTTATGCAGTTGGTAGAATCCAAACCAACTAGAAAGGTTAAACTCAAATATGAGATTCAACTGTCAAATGTATTCATCTCTAAACGAAACTTATGCAGTAAGATCAGTGTCAAGTAGTAAGTTAAAAACATAACCTACAAAGACAAGTGTTTGTGTATAtatctatattatatattaagtCCCTAATTGATTTACTATCACAAGTTAATCGAGTACCAATTCAATTGAATAATGCTAGAcgtagtaaaaaaaaaattaaggggacaaaattaagttatatatttttatgagagttgAAATACAATTTCAATGTTACATTCGCTTATATCTTTACGGTTTTCAAGCAGGGAGAGCCCTCCTTTTGCCTGGGTGATGACTAAAATACCCCAGCATGTTGCAAGAAAAAGGTGGGGTTGGGGGAGGGTTGTAAACAAAGTTACATGACATGAATTCAACAAGGATTTAAATGCATCTCTTGTATAAGAGGAGTAAAATAAAGGCATCTTAATTCTAAGCAAACTCAAATACCAAAAAAATTTCTAAGAAAGAGAGCTGGACAAAcctgttttcttttttgttgtaGCTAGCTGCACTACCACATGCATTATAATGAAACCGACAGGAAGTTCATCAAATGTTATCCTGAAATCAGCgagtgttttgttgttttccagaACTTTACCAGCATGTATAAGTTTCAGATCATTTATTGACTTTGGTGTGACTGTTTTCTCTGAAATTACATGAAGGCTCCATTAACTCAAACTCAGGTAGTTGTTGCTGGGGAGGAGCATAATCCAAGACATAAAAATTCCAATTCCatcattataaattttcataaacatgACACATGCATACATGAGTTCATATATAATGGCCAACATTAGTCATTTTCTTCAAGCTGAATGGTATCATCAAAATGAAGAATTGTGGTTGATTTTGTTTAGATGCATAAACATTGTGGCTAaattaatttcattcaaaattaGCATAGAGCAATAACAAACTTTTAAATATACCATGCAGGTTATGATCATTACTGGATTGATTCTTATCAATGAAAAGTTAACAACAGacaacataaaaaataaactcaaagAAGAGACCTAAAATACTGATTTTTTTTGGGTACAATCAAAGTTTACATTACAATTTAAGAGGAATGTGATGTTAACATCAAAATTCGAAGCCTGAACCTTGAGCTAGCAACATGGAACTTTTAACATTGTGGCTAAATCAATGTCATTCAAATGAGTATATATGGACAATCAACTTTTAAACATACCATGCAGACAATGATCATAGAATTGATTCTTATCAATGATAAGATTAGGAATAGACAATATAGAAACTTAAATACTAAATTTTTTGGTACAATCAaaacttatattataatttagAGAGAAGAATATTAACATCAGGACTTGAATCTTGAACGTTGAGGTGCTTTTAAGCATTTGCttaaaatattgaattgttaCTTATAAACTTAATAAAGACAATCAAACCGAGCACCTAAGATGGGACTCCCATAATAGAGTTCAACAAAGAGTAAGTTAAGAGGAGGAAACATTAAAAGATAAATAGATTAATAACCTCGAGGCCACTCAGCAACAATCTTTTGCTTAAGATTTGCAACAGTCATAGATGATGTGTAAGTATTGTGTGCTATATCTGTCCCAtcataaatgcgaaatttaagcTCAATAAGCTCCTCATCATTAGCCATAGTAGTCTTTTTTCTCGGTTTCTCCACTTTCAAGTCGAATGCTATAACAGACGAACAATCTTAGTCTCAGAACACAGTCTCCCCTCACTCACCTGAAGAAAGAACAATAATTCCATGTATCTAAAACTCAAACATAAAACATTCACATTGCAGAAAAATTATACTCTCAATCTTGAATAATCAATTCAATTGTCAATCCTAGATATATTAGGCtcacaaattattaataatatattctaCAATATCAACTAGAAAGCATAAAATGCAGAACttgttattatcttttttttactATTGTTTTTCATACTCATTGAGAGAAACACCTACTCTACTTCAAATTACATTATATCAAACTAACCTCAGTGAATCTTTTGAgaaatttttttggtaaaagtgTATGCAAATCAACTGCTAGAGAACCTCGCCAATAGAGTGAGCACTTCATAGGATCTAACTGATAACTGAATAAGGTTCCTTGTTACTAGCTCACAACCAATGTTCCTTTAACAAGATGCAGAACtcaaattcaagaacaaaaaacaatcataattaataataatataacaataagATATCAGTATTAAGCTATATTCTGATCGGAGAAGAAAATAGAAATCAAACAAcaatatttctataaatatcaaAACAGTACAGAAAAAATCTGAAAAGAAATGTAACTAAAAACCTAATGGAGATGAATTCGATAAGATTTCTGGTTTTCgcttcctctttttctttctttttcctttttctgtttCATCGATCCATGAAATGAATTAACAAAATCATAATACACattgtctctttttttttctctctctaatTCTTTTCGACTTCTTTTCTTGCTCACCAACCAAATTACTAAACAAATCAAAGGAAATGTCAGGAAACAGTAAAAGTCATACATGCAcaaaaaattgaaagagaaaataCCTAACCAATAAGCCATTGATGGAAGGTCAGTGTGTATTGTGTGTGtatgtgagagagagagagagagggagagcaAAAGCCTTTGTCTATCGACTACGTAGGTGTTtgatccaaaaagaaaaaaaactattttctttctttgctttttatttaaaaaaaaaattccgaAGATGTCTGTGATAAGAtgttaaaaaatcaaaatagataaaaatggtGGATCCAAACTAGAGCCAAATTTATACTAGTAACTCTACAATTTTACAGGCTTAGTTACCCTAAGGATGACAATAGAATAAAGATATTGAAACTCACATTATTTGCTTACCATGTCAAACATAGAgtttttcaaaatgaaaaaaataacctTACCCTTTACATGGTGCTGCATAATTGGTTTCTCCTATAATTAAAGGTCGTTACCAACTGATAGAGAAAGGTCGTCGTTATTGTTGGTTATTTCCCCCTAAAATCTTtcaactactttttcttttcttttttctttttgtctagttaaaaaataaaaaatagttgaacaaaaaaaaatcattgtaagtatatatatatatttttcaaatgaaaaaaaagcaaagttttttttttaaaaaaagaagttaAATATAATATTGTCATTATTGATCTCTAGATAAATCAACActaaaacaacaaacaaataaTTAGAATGCATACTAATGTACGGTGTCTACAAGTATGACAGGACAGTTGTAATATAATTGTACAACGAGATACGGAGTACTCTGAGAATCGAATCCAAGAGAGTCGGCAATTGAACAAATTCTAGCTACAAGCATGTAAAATAAAGAGTCTAACTAACTAATTGCTAAACACTATAGTGTGACAAACCATAAAATCAAGAGTAATTATACTAATTTACCAACTAATTAACGCAAGgactaaaattgtaaaatatgcaaAGTTACTAAATTAACCAATGAATAACAAATTGTGGTTGATTGATTTCGATGTGGTTCACTAATCTTcgaattagggatctaaattaCTTAAACTCTTAAAGTGGTTCCGTTTTACCTCTCAGTCTCAACTTTACCAAATCAAACAAATTAGTCTAATTTATCTTTCGATCTCACCGGTTAACCTAGGACTAATGAATTGATGCTCAACAAGATTACCTCGCAGTCTCACTTTCCTAAATATTCCCTAAGGGTGTCGATCTTAAGTTATTaggtttattcaatttagtccaatttattacaaCTTAGTCCCCCATCCAAATATTAGCTTACCCACATCTCCAGTAACCAACCCCTTTAGAGTTTAGTTACCCATACTAAAAACTAAGCTAATAAAcatgaaagaaaaggaaatgtCAACCATTAACATgaagtttaagaaaaatataaagtttGGATTTTTAATCTAGAAAACTTAAAAGTAAAGTAAAGATGAGCATTCAAGAGTAAAATGGAAAACAAGAAATATAAAAGGTAAAGTTTTTAACAATTGAAactaaaggaaactaaaatacATTAAGCTAAAGGCTAAAATGTCATTACAAGCAAAGGAAATGGACTAAAAATGCAAATAAACCCTAGCTACAGTGATAACTAACTTTGCTAACTTAAAGAGCAACAAGAATAAGAagaaaaattgtacaaaaataaacTCTATAGTTAAGGAATATGAAAAAtaagaaaccctaaaaatgaagaagaaaacctaAGAGAAACTAAGCTAAACCTAAGCTTACAAGTTGTGTCCCTTTCTCCTTAGTCAAAATTGGTTGTTTTTAGCAGCAAAATTTGACCCATTtattgaccaaaatgcccttgaacAAGCCTTATTTGATTGATGTTTTAGTTGGACAAAGATTACCTCTGGTGTCATTTTTTGTCCCCTTCACGATATGGATATCGCGATACTCAGGGTAGGATATTGCAACATTGTTGACAATTTTAAAATAGGGAGCTCCTTGGCAAGTGGGTATCGATACTTAGGGTAGGATATTGCGACATTGTTGACAATCTTAAAAT is a window of Gossypium hirsutum isolate 1008001.06 chromosome D08, Gossypium_hirsutum_v2.1, whole genome shotgun sequence DNA encoding:
- the LOC107953334 gene encoding membrane-anchored ubiquitin-fold protein 6; translated protein: MANDEELIELKFRIYDGTDIAHNTYTSSMTVANLKQKIVAEWPREKTVTPKSINDLKLIHAGKVLENNKTLADFRITFDELPVGFIIMHVVVQLATTKKKTEKSKEDVQKLNSCGCVIL